The following are encoded together in the Deinococcus soli (ex Cha et al. 2016) genome:
- a CDS encoding ABC transporter ATP-binding protein — MTAVSNQTRRTMPATGDTLLDVQNLEKFFPIRGGLLSRVVGNVKAVNDVSFKVGRGEVVGLVGESGSGKTTAGRAILRLIEPTGGQVLFNGTDITKLSKGQMRDYRREMQIIFQDPFASLNPRMTVSDIIGEAMQIHNLHPGKQRVDRIAELLQKVGLRPEHMRRYPHEFSGGQRQRIGIARALAVDPAFIVADEPVSALDVSIQAQVVNLLQDLQEELGLTVLFIAHDLAVVEYICDRIIVMYLGRVMEIAPSRQLNRNPKHPYTEALLSAAPVPDPTVKRQRIILEGDIPSPINPPSGCVFRTRCRYAIADCANIVPELREVSPGHFKACIRDDIL, encoded by the coding sequence ATGACCGCCGTCAGCAACCAGACCCGCCGCACCATGCCCGCCACGGGCGACACCCTGCTGGACGTCCAGAACCTCGAAAAATTCTTCCCGATCCGCGGCGGCCTGCTGTCCCGCGTCGTCGGCAACGTCAAGGCCGTCAACGACGTGTCCTTCAAGGTCGGGCGCGGCGAAGTGGTCGGTCTCGTGGGCGAATCCGGCTCCGGTAAGACCACCGCCGGGCGCGCCATCCTGCGCCTGATCGAACCCACCGGCGGCCAGGTGCTCTTCAACGGCACCGACATCACCAAGCTGTCCAAAGGGCAGATGCGTGACTACCGCCGCGAGATGCAGATCATCTTCCAGGATCCCTTCGCGAGCCTGAACCCCCGCATGACCGTATCCGACATCATCGGGGAGGCCATGCAGATCCACAACCTGCACCCCGGCAAGCAGCGCGTCGACCGCATCGCCGAACTCCTCCAGAAGGTCGGCCTGCGCCCCGAGCACATGCGCCGCTACCCGCACGAGTTCAGCGGCGGTCAGCGCCAGCGCATCGGGATTGCCCGCGCCCTGGCCGTGGACCCCGCGTTCATCGTCGCCGACGAGCCCGTCTCGGCGCTGGACGTGTCCATCCAGGCGCAGGTCGTGAACCTGCTGCAGGACCTGCAGGAAGAACTGGGCCTGACCGTGCTGTTCATCGCGCACGACCTCGCGGTCGTCGAGTACATCTGCGACCGCATCATCGTGATGTACCTGGGCCGCGTGATGGAAATCGCGCCCAGCCGCCAGCTGAACCGTAACCCCAAGCACCCCTACACCGAGGCGCTCCTCTCGGCCGCGCCCGTGCCCGACCCCACGGTCAAGCGCCAGCGCATCATCCTGGAAGGCGACATTCCCAGCCCGATCAACCCGCCCAGCGGCTGCGTGTTCCGCACCCGCTGCCGTTACGCGATCGCCGACTGCGCGAACATCGTTCCCGAACTGCGCGAAGTCAGCCCCGGTCACTTCAAGGCCTGCATCCGCGACGACATCCTGTAA
- a CDS encoding DUF4139 domain-containing protein, which produces MKNSLSVALATAATLALGTASAADLRIYPSFSEVREPVTADTNTLRLNLPLDTWQNILTGSLDLEGLTFTQAIQKQEANWLSSLEGQTIYLRRDGKTEPVTLIRARDLLVKDAQGRYFTARYEDLQFDAAPPANPQAPTQSVTYTLAQPGKGTLSYLTRAVTWTPRYTLKAGSGGAQLSALADIRNTTEQAYDVRTTELYAGDVTVQGQQEAAYMMRGAAMDVAMPAAAPAPKIESQGELRGLYRYALTTPFQLPANSVTTLPFITPKLSTFERYAGLQTYFDTGTRDGNLNRSYRLKADQRLPAGPITVREDGRIVGQTSIPDTRQGGTVDFSLGEDPDLNYTRTVQQTAQTKNAQGNVTKTTYKVTYAFESSKDRAIRAEITERIGGRVIIIDTMAPVKNQGTATLKVDVPAKGKVSKSFTVVIDNS; this is translated from the coding sequence ATGAAAAACAGCCTGTCAGTCGCCCTCGCGACCGCCGCCACCCTCGCCCTCGGAACCGCCAGCGCCGCCGACCTGCGCATCTACCCCAGCTTCAGTGAGGTGCGTGAACCCGTCACTGCCGACACGAACACCCTCCGCCTGAACCTGCCCCTCGACACCTGGCAGAACATCCTGACCGGCAGCCTCGACCTTGAAGGCCTGACCTTCACGCAGGCCATCCAGAAACAGGAAGCCAACTGGCTCAGCAGCCTCGAAGGCCAGACCATCTACCTGCGCCGCGACGGCAAAACCGAACCCGTCACCCTGATCCGCGCCCGCGACCTGCTCGTCAAGGACGCCCAGGGCCGCTACTTCACCGCCCGCTACGAGGACCTCCAGTTCGACGCCGCGCCCCCGGCCAACCCCCAGGCCCCCACCCAGAGCGTCACCTACACCCTCGCCCAGCCCGGCAAGGGCACCCTCAGTTACCTCACCCGCGCCGTCACCTGGACGCCCCGCTACACCCTGAAGGCCGGTAGCGGCGGCGCGCAGCTGAGCGCCCTGGCCGACATCCGCAACACCACCGAACAGGCCTACGACGTCCGCACCACCGAACTCTACGCCGGAGACGTCACCGTGCAGGGCCAGCAGGAAGCCGCCTACATGATGCGCGGCGCCGCCATGGACGTCGCCATGCCCGCCGCCGCCCCCGCCCCCAAGATCGAAAGCCAGGGCGAACTGCGCGGCCTCTACCGCTACGCCCTCACCACCCCCTTCCAACTTCCCGCGAACAGCGTCACCACCCTCCCCTTCATCACCCCCAAACTCAGCACCTTCGAACGCTACGCCGGCCTCCAGACCTACTTCGACACCGGCACCCGCGACGGCAACCTGAACCGCTCCTACCGCCTTAAGGCCGACCAGCGCCTCCCCGCCGGACCCATCACCGTCCGCGAAGACGGCCGCATCGTCGGCCAGACCAGCATCCCCGACACCCGCCAGGGCGGCACCGTCGACTTCAGCCTGGGCGAGGACCCCGACCTGAACTACACCCGGACCGTCCAGCAGACCGCCCAGACCAAGAACGCCCAGGGCAACGTCACCAAGACCACCTACAAGGTCACGTACGCCTTCGAGAGCAGCAAGGACCGCGCCATCCGCGCCGAAATCACCGAACGCATCGGCGGGCGCGTCATCATCATCGACACCATGGCCCCCGTCAAAAATCAGGGCACCGCGACCCTGAAAGTCGACGTGCCCGCGAAGGGGAAAGTCAGCAAGAGCTTCACCGTTGTGATCGACAACAGCTGA